A genomic stretch from Ketobacter sp. MCCC 1A13808 includes:
- the hflX gene encoding ribosome rescue GTPase HflX — MESLFDRPQSGERAVLVHIEFPQESQCEDLQEFEMLVDSAGAQRLGVVKASRSAPNPRLFIGTGKVEELAKLVAEFEADIVIFNHALGPTQERNLEKELCCRVLDRTGLILDIFAQRARTHEGKLQVELAQLEHLSTRLVRGWTHLERQKGGIGLRGPGETQLETDRRLLRARVKHIRERLVKVRKQRDQGRRARKRAEMPTVSLVGYTNAGKSTLFNRLTEADVYAADQLFATLDPTLRRIEVPDLGAVILADTVGFIRHLPHKLVEAFRATLEESREADFLLHIVDACSDEREDNIFQVNEVLHEIQADQVPHVMIYNKIDLMGDFAPRIDRDDDGIARAVWLSAQTGAGTEMLHQVLNERLGKSMVESTLCLPPSLSAVRAHCYGLKAVQGETADVAGNTLLQVRMPRKAWAQMLKRFDLNEEMMAQDGAELRN, encoded by the coding sequence ATGGAATCGTTATTTGACCGCCCCCAAAGCGGAGAGCGGGCTGTACTGGTGCACATTGAATTCCCCCAGGAAAGCCAATGTGAAGACTTGCAGGAATTCGAGATGCTGGTGGACTCCGCCGGTGCCCAGCGCCTTGGTGTTGTCAAGGCTTCCCGGTCGGCCCCTAACCCCCGTCTTTTTATCGGCACCGGAAAAGTGGAAGAGCTGGCCAAGCTGGTAGCTGAATTTGAAGCCGATATTGTTATTTTCAATCACGCCCTGGGACCCACTCAGGAGCGCAACCTGGAAAAAGAGTTGTGCTGCCGGGTGTTAGACCGCACCGGATTAATCCTGGATATCTTTGCGCAGCGCGCCCGTACTCATGAAGGCAAGCTGCAGGTTGAGCTGGCCCAGTTGGAGCACCTTTCTACCCGCCTGGTGCGGGGCTGGACACACTTGGAGCGTCAAAAGGGCGGGATCGGTTTACGAGGGCCGGGTGAAACCCAGCTTGAAACCGACCGCCGGTTACTGCGGGCCCGGGTAAAACATATTCGCGAACGGCTGGTTAAGGTACGTAAACAGCGTGATCAGGGGCGGCGTGCGCGTAAGCGGGCGGAAATGCCCACGGTGTCGTTGGTCGGGTATACCAACGCCGGCAAATCTACCTTATTTAACCGTCTGACTGAAGCGGATGTCTATGCCGCCGATCAGCTTTTCGCAACGCTGGATCCAACATTGCGCCGTATCGAGGTGCCGGACCTGGGGGCCGTGATTCTGGCGGATACGGTGGGCTTTATCCGGCATTTGCCGCACAAATTAGTGGAGGCTTTCCGGGCCACGCTGGAAGAAAGCCGGGAAGCGGACTTTCTGCTGCATATCGTAGACGCGTGTTCTGATGAGCGGGAGGATAATATCTTCCAGGTCAACGAAGTGCTGCACGAAATACAAGCAGATCAGGTGCCTCATGTGATGATTTATAACAAAATCGATTTGATGGGGGATTTTGCGCCGCGCATCGACCGGGATGACGATGGTATTGCCAGGGCAGTCTGGTTGTCGGCGCAAACGGGTGCCGGTACTGAAATGTTGCATCAGGTGTTGAATGAACGCCTCGGCAAAAGTATGGTGGAGAGCACTTTGTGCCTGCCGCCTTCTTTATCCGCTGTGCGTGCACATTGTTATGGCTTGAAAGCCGTGCAGGGTGAAACAGCCGATGTGGCCGGTAACACGCTGTTGCAGGTAAGAATGCCACGAAAAGCGTGGGCGCAAATGTTAAAGCGCTTTGACCTTAATGAAGAAATGATGGCGCAGGACGGAGCAGAGTTGCGAAATTAA
- the hflC gene encoding protease modulator HflC, with protein sequence MNNKSMTLLLVLALIALLVSGTLFTVKESERGVLLKFGEVVREDLKPGLHFKMPLIHEPRVFDGRIRVMEMRQEEYLTQEKKRLIVDSYVMWRIQDVKQFFIATGGGLEQRVNLLLGPRVNEGLRNQFGERTVYEVVAGEREELVVDLTESIDKKAKENLGIDVVEIRVKRIELPAAVSGSVYDRMRAEREREARSHRARGNELAEGIKAAADRERTEIIAGAYRQAEELRGAGDAEAATIYAKAYNKDPDFFAFSRSMDAYRGVFSSKDDLILVSPEGEFFEYMKKE encoded by the coding sequence ATGAATAATAAGAGTATGACATTGTTATTAGTCCTGGCTTTGATTGCGCTTTTGGTTTCCGGCACTTTATTTACAGTGAAGGAAAGTGAGCGCGGTGTTTTGCTGAAGTTTGGTGAAGTGGTACGGGAAGACCTCAAGCCCGGGCTGCACTTTAAAATGCCGTTGATCCATGAGCCCAGAGTATTTGATGGCCGCATTCGCGTTATGGAAATGCGTCAGGAAGAGTATCTGACCCAGGAGAAAAAGCGTCTGATCGTGGATTCCTATGTCATGTGGCGAATTCAGGATGTGAAACAGTTCTTTATTGCGACCGGTGGCGGTTTGGAGCAGCGTGTGAATCTGCTGTTGGGGCCACGTGTTAATGAGGGGCTGCGTAATCAGTTTGGTGAGCGCACCGTGTACGAAGTGGTCGCCGGTGAACGCGAAGAGCTGGTTGTGGATCTGACCGAGTCAATCGACAAAAAAGCGAAGGAAAATCTGGGAATTGACGTGGTTGAGATCCGGGTCAAGCGGATCGAGCTGCCGGCAGCGGTGAGCGGATCGGTGTATGACCGGATGCGGGCTGAGCGGGAGCGGGAAGCGCGTAGTCATCGTGCCCGTGGTAATGAGCTGGCGGAAGGCATAAAAGCAGCAGCGGATCGTGAACGCACCGAGATTATTGCTGGTGCCTACCGTCAGGCGGAAGAGCTACGCGGTGCCGGTGACGCGGAAGCGGCTACCATCTACGCCAAAGCCTACAATAAAGACCCTGATTTCTTTGCGTTTTCCAGATCCATGGACGCCTACCGGGGTGTATTCAGTAGTAAAGACGATCTGATTCTGGTGAGTCCGGAAGGGGAGTTTTTCGAGTATATGAAAAAAGAGTAA
- the mutL gene encoding DNA mismatch repair endonuclease MutL, which produces MSKIIRLTTRLANQIAAGEVVERPASVVKELLENSLDAQATRLDVDVEQGGVKLLRIRDNGLGVNEADLPLTIARHATSKIHELEDLEGVTTLGFRGEALASISSVSRLSLTSSDNQSGAGWCVQAEGRDMEAVLLPAAHPQGTTVEVRDLFFNTPARRKFLRTEKTEFSHLEEIVKRLALSHFDVGFTLRHNQRVVHALRSATTEAEQDRRVATLCGPNFIESAVRIDTQTDELRLWGWMGLPTFSRSQADLQYFFVNGRSVKDKVVNHAVRQAYRDVMYHGRHAAFVLYLELDPKGVDVNVHPTKHEVRFRESRQVHDFLYRSLHRAIAEMSPADSQPVNQTRTDSGFNPASAAAAPSALHPFNASPGLAVGSGEFRHQNNLQFTQPKSTFGERQVADTMQVYADLHTPAKSASPMAEHEAGETPPLGFAIAQLHGIYILSQNQHGLVVVDMHAAHERITYERLKSSWQDEKIRSQPLLVPLSMAVSSREADFAEEHLGLFQKLGFLIQRMGPETLLVREVPILLRDADVETLVRDVLSDIVTHGSSDRVEQSLNELLSTMACHGSVRANRKLTLPEMNALLRDMEVTERSGQCNHGRPTWTQMSLSELDKLFLRGR; this is translated from the coding sequence TTGAGCAAAATTATTCGTCTGACGACGCGATTAGCCAACCAGATCGCCGCTGGTGAGGTAGTAGAACGTCCGGCTTCGGTGGTGAAAGAGCTACTTGAAAACAGTCTTGATGCCCAGGCTACCCGGTTGGATGTGGACGTAGAGCAGGGCGGAGTCAAGTTACTGCGCATTCGCGATAACGGCCTGGGCGTGAATGAAGCTGACCTTCCGCTCACCATAGCCCGTCACGCCACCAGTAAAATTCACGAGCTGGAAGATCTGGAAGGGGTGACCACACTGGGCTTTCGTGGTGAAGCCTTGGCCAGCATCAGTTCGGTCTCCCGCCTTAGTCTGACGTCCAGCGATAACCAATCCGGCGCAGGTTGGTGCGTGCAGGCAGAAGGGCGGGACATGGAGGCGGTCTTGCTTCCAGCCGCCCATCCTCAGGGTACCACGGTCGAGGTGAGGGATTTATTCTTTAATACCCCGGCCCGACGCAAATTCCTGCGTACCGAAAAAACCGAATTCAGCCATTTGGAAGAAATCGTTAAACGTTTGGCGCTAAGCCATTTCGATGTGGGATTTACGTTACGCCATAATCAGCGGGTGGTGCATGCGCTGCGTTCCGCCACCACCGAGGCAGAACAGGATCGCCGGGTGGCGACTTTGTGCGGTCCTAATTTTATAGAAAGTGCGGTGCGTATTGATACGCAAACGGACGAACTTAGGTTGTGGGGCTGGATGGGGTTGCCGACGTTTTCCCGCAGCCAGGCCGACCTGCAGTATTTTTTTGTGAATGGCCGCAGCGTAAAGGACAAAGTCGTTAATCACGCGGTGCGGCAGGCTTATCGTGATGTCATGTATCACGGTCGGCATGCGGCGTTTGTGCTGTATCTGGAACTCGATCCAAAAGGGGTGGATGTCAATGTGCATCCCACCAAACACGAAGTGCGGTTTCGCGAAAGCCGGCAGGTTCACGATTTTTTGTATCGCAGTTTGCACCGGGCCATTGCGGAAATGTCCCCTGCGGACAGTCAGCCGGTAAATCAGACGAGGACCGATTCCGGTTTTAATCCGGCCTCCGCTGCAGCTGCGCCGTCGGCCTTGCATCCGTTCAATGCGTCGCCGGGTTTGGCGGTCGGGTCTGGAGAATTCCGCCACCAGAACAATTTGCAATTCACTCAACCCAAATCCACTTTCGGCGAACGCCAGGTGGCGGACACCATGCAGGTCTACGCCGATCTGCATACGCCAGCCAAATCAGCTAGCCCGATGGCGGAGCATGAGGCAGGCGAAACACCACCATTGGGATTTGCCATTGCGCAATTGCACGGAATTTATATTCTGTCGCAGAACCAGCATGGATTGGTGGTGGTTGATATGCACGCGGCTCACGAACGCATCACCTATGAACGTCTTAAATCCAGTTGGCAGGATGAGAAAATCCGTTCACAACCATTATTGGTTCCGCTGAGTATGGCGGTCAGCAGTCGCGAAGCGGACTTCGCAGAGGAACACCTTGGGCTGTTTCAGAAATTAGGGTTTTTGATCCAACGCATGGGGCCGGAAACCTTATTAGTGCGCGAGGTTCCTATTTTGTTGCGGGATGCCGACGTCGAAACCCTGGTGCGGGATGTGCTGTCGGATATTGTGACCCATGGCAGCAGTGACCGGGTCGAGCAATCGCTTAACGAGCTGCTCTCTACTATGGCGTGCCATGGCTCAGTCCGGGCGAATCGCAAACTCACACTACCCGAAATGAACGCATTATTACGCGATATGGAAGTCACTGAACGCAGCGGCCAATGTAATCATGGCCGGCCTACTTGGACGCAAATGTCGTTGTCGGAACTGGATAAACTGTTTCTGCGGGGGCGATAA
- a CDS encoding sulfite exporter TauE/SafE family protein — MLAISLGILVGLVLGLTGAGGSVLAVPLLIWGMGWSLPQAIPTALIAVALAAFVGTATAWPQGIVRYRAAITMASTSILTAPLGLYTASRLPVSRLHIIFALVLVVVSIRMILQARTAPEETRVVLAGMKTDKEDPTEPVCRMNPLTGQLKWTRPCALAISGSGLLTGFLSGLLGVGGGFIIVPMLRAMTDLSFHAAVATSLMAITITSLATVGIAAYQGQALPWHVAAPFAAGALAGMLAGRLFAGKLAGPSLQLGFAGLMLIISGSMLVQTLV, encoded by the coding sequence ATGCTGGCTATTTCATTAGGAATTTTAGTCGGCCTGGTTTTGGGCCTGACCGGCGCCGGAGGGTCTGTATTAGCCGTGCCTCTTTTGATATGGGGCATGGGCTGGAGCTTACCTCAAGCAATCCCGACCGCATTAATTGCTGTTGCTTTGGCTGCATTTGTGGGCACTGCAACAGCCTGGCCGCAGGGCATTGTTCGATACCGTGCAGCAATCACCATGGCCTCAACCAGCATACTGACAGCTCCTCTGGGCTTGTATACCGCCAGCAGACTTCCGGTCAGCCGCCTCCATATCATTTTTGCATTGGTGTTAGTGGTGGTGAGTATCCGCATGATTTTGCAGGCACGAACGGCGCCTGAAGAAACCCGGGTGGTGCTGGCCGGAATGAAAACCGATAAAGAAGATCCGACCGAACCGGTCTGCCGCATGAATCCGCTAACCGGACAACTGAAATGGACGCGCCCCTGCGCCCTGGCGATTTCCGGTAGCGGGCTGCTGACCGGTTTTCTATCGGGGCTACTGGGCGTGGGCGGGGGGTTCATTATCGTACCCATGTTGCGGGCAATGACCGACCTGTCCTTTCATGCCGCTGTAGCCACCTCATTGATGGCTATTACCATTACCAGCCTGGCAACGGTAGGCATCGCTGCGTATCAGGGTCAGGCGCTGCCCTGGCACGTTGCCGCACCTTTCGCAGCAGGCGCACTGGCAGGCATGCTGGCGGGACGCCTTTTTGCCGGCAAACTGGCAGGGCCGAGCTTACAGCTAGGATTTGCCGGACTGATGCTGATCATCAGTGGCAGCATGCTGGTGCAAACACTCGTTTAA
- a CDS encoding beta-lactamase hydrolase domain-containing protein — MLNDHPISLPNQFAPLPNTLASGMPSEQDFGDAAKKGIKTVVNLCPLNETPPSEPAVVEGLGMRYVNIPVSGPQDLNRANAQQLADAMAESDTQPVLVHCRSSNRVGALLALKAFWIDSQTPQHAIELGRAAGLLNLEPVVLQLMNP, encoded by the coding sequence ATGCTGAACGACCATCCGATCTCACTGCCCAATCAATTTGCTCCACTGCCTAATACGTTGGCAAGCGGAATGCCAAGCGAACAAGACTTTGGAGATGCCGCTAAAAAAGGCATCAAGACGGTAGTTAATCTGTGCCCGCTGAACGAGACCCCTCCCAGCGAGCCCGCTGTGGTTGAGGGGCTGGGTATGCGTTATGTCAATATTCCCGTAAGCGGACCACAGGATCTGAACCGCGCCAATGCTCAGCAGCTGGCAGACGCGATGGCGGAAAGCGACACCCAGCCTGTGCTGGTTCACTGCCGTAGCTCCAACCGGGTCGGAGCACTACTCGCGCTGAAGGCATTCTGGATTGACAGCCAAACACCGCAGCACGCGATTGAGTTAGGTCGCGCTGCCGGGCTTTTGAATCTGGAGCCGGTTGTGCTTCAGCTCATGAACCCGTAA
- the hflK gene encoding FtsH protease activity modulator HflK, with translation MAWNEPGGGRNNQDPWRGRDGRGQSDLDDVIKKLQDRFGGMMGGGSGKDSGGFGLLGLIIAIALVIWFVAGLYRVEQAEEAVVLRFGKYHDTVNAGLHWNPWGIDIVHKVDVNQRETMPVRATMLTEDQNIVDIDLQVQYVVTDSKAFFLESSNPIDSLRNSVESALRHVVGGSEMDRVLTDGREAIAVEVHQRLQEYLDRYKTGLKVDKLNIEDAHPPKDVKAAFDDVIKAKEDEERVKNEAQAYANQIVPEARGDGQRMIEEANAYKAEVVERAKGQANRFDNLYSAYKLAPEVTRRRMYIESMEQVLGNTSKVLMDTQGGNNMVYLPIDKILEQNKRGSGKATSGDSSAQQSASSSRQKPADTVRGLERLRQSRENRWEGR, from the coding sequence ATGGCTTGGAATGAGCCCGGTGGCGGGCGCAATAATCAAGATCCATGGCGAGGTCGCGATGGTCGCGGGCAGTCGGATCTGGATGACGTAATTAAAAAGTTGCAGGATCGCTTTGGCGGCATGATGGGTGGCGGCTCAGGCAAAGACAGCGGTGGATTTGGGTTGCTGGGATTGATCATCGCCATTGCATTGGTCATCTGGTTTGTCGCTGGGCTGTATCGGGTCGAGCAGGCAGAAGAAGCGGTGGTGCTGCGTTTTGGTAAATACCACGACACCGTCAACGCCGGTTTACATTGGAATCCCTGGGGCATTGATATTGTCCATAAAGTGGATGTGAATCAGCGTGAAACGATGCCGGTGCGGGCGACCATGCTGACCGAAGATCAAAACATCGTGGATATCGATCTTCAGGTTCAATACGTGGTGACGGACTCCAAAGCCTTTTTCCTCGAATCCAGCAATCCCATTGATTCTTTGCGCAATTCGGTCGAATCCGCATTAAGGCATGTGGTCGGTGGCAGCGAAATGGATCGTGTGCTGACGGATGGCCGTGAGGCCATCGCAGTAGAAGTGCATCAACGTCTGCAAGAATATCTGGATCGCTACAAAACCGGGCTCAAAGTCGACAAGCTCAACATCGAAGATGCGCATCCGCCAAAAGATGTCAAAGCCGCTTTTGATGATGTTATTAAAGCGAAAGAAGACGAAGAGCGGGTCAAGAACGAAGCGCAGGCTTACGCCAACCAAATCGTACCGGAAGCACGAGGTGACGGTCAGCGCATGATTGAAGAGGCCAATGCTTATAAAGCCGAGGTGGTGGAGCGTGCCAAGGGTCAGGCCAATCGCTTTGACAATCTGTATTCAGCCTATAAATTAGCGCCTGAGGTGACTCGGCGTCGTATGTATATTGAATCCATGGAGCAGGTGTTGGGTAACACATCCAAAGTGCTGATGGATACGCAGGGTGGAAACAACATGGTGTATCTGCCCATTGATAAAATTCTGGAACAAAACAAGCGTGGCTCCGGCAAGGCAACATCCGGCGATAGCTCTGCACAACAGTCCGCATCCAGCAGTCGTCAGAAACCTGCGGATACGGTGCGAGGCTTGGAGCGCTTGCGCCAGTCCCGTGAAAACCGATGGGAGGGCCGGTAA
- the hfq gene encoding RNA chaperone Hfq encodes MSKGHSLQDPFLNALRKERIPVSIFLVNGIKLQGQVESFDQYVVLLRNTVNQMVYKHAISTVVPARNPRAHGGPTERGNGIEGGNSDI; translated from the coding sequence ATGTCTAAAGGGCATAGTCTACAAGACCCTTTTCTAAACGCTCTACGCAAGGAGCGGATCCCCGTTTCTATCTTTCTGGTAAATGGCATCAAATTACAGGGCCAGGTTGAATCCTTCGATCAGTATGTCGTCTTGCTTCGTAATACAGTTAATCAAATGGTGTATAAACACGCTATTTCGACTGTCGTACCAGCAAGAAATCCACGCGCCCATGGTGGGCCCACCGAGCGTGGCAATGGTATTGAAGGTGGCAACAGCGATATTTAA
- the miaA gene encoding tRNA (adenosine(37)-N6)-dimethylallyltransferase MiaA, translating into MGPTASGKTALAVELVKHFPMDIISVDSALIYKGMDIGTAKPDAGTLAAAPHRLISFLDPAETYSAADFRRDALQDMQQITEQGRIPLLVGGTMMYFKVLHQGIAELPAADPQIRQQLLDQAQQQGWAAMHKELVAVDPQAAARIHPNDPQRLQRALEVYRATGRTLTQWQQGQKGKNGDQSWGGAQEQFPYRVVNIAVCPLQRSVLHQRIEVRFREMLAQGFYEEVRALYNRGDLHPDLPSMRAVGYRQMWDCLDGKLSYAEMEERGIIATRQLAKRQITWLRGWNDLHWLDSLDPELFENVLKILLLNDILCKPTFSR; encoded by the coding sequence ATGGGCCCGACGGCGTCCGGTAAAACCGCGCTGGCGGTGGAGCTGGTAAAGCACTTTCCCATGGACATCATCAGTGTAGACTCCGCCTTGATTTACAAAGGCATGGACATCGGCACCGCAAAACCGGATGCGGGCACCCTGGCTGCGGCACCGCATCGTTTAATCAGTTTTTTAGACCCGGCGGAAACCTATTCTGCCGCGGATTTCCGCCGCGATGCGTTGCAGGATATGCAACAGATAACGGAGCAGGGCCGAATTCCGTTGTTGGTGGGCGGCACCATGATGTATTTCAAAGTGCTGCACCAAGGTATTGCTGAGCTGCCGGCGGCAGACCCGCAGATTCGGCAGCAGCTATTAGATCAAGCGCAACAGCAGGGGTGGGCCGCCATGCACAAAGAGCTGGTTGCGGTCGATCCGCAAGCGGCAGCGCGTATTCACCCGAATGATCCGCAACGACTGCAGCGGGCGCTGGAAGTATACCGGGCTACCGGGAGAACGCTGACCCAGTGGCAGCAAGGTCAGAAAGGCAAAAATGGTGACCAAAGCTGGGGTGGGGCGCAGGAACAATTCCCATACAGGGTGGTCAATATAGCGGTCTGTCCTCTGCAGCGGAGTGTTTTGCATCAGCGCATCGAAGTCCGTTTTCGCGAGATGTTGGCGCAAGGTTTTTATGAGGAAGTCAGGGCACTTTATAATCGTGGTGACCTGCACCCGGACCTGCCTTCAATGAGGGCAGTCGGTTATCGTCAGATGTGGGATTGTCTGGATGGTAAATTAAGCTACGCTGAAATGGAGGAGCGAGGGATTATCGCAACTCGTCAGCTTGCGAAACGGCAGATTACCTGGTTACGGGGTTGGAACGACTTACATTGGTTGGATAGTCTTGATCCAGAATTATTCGAAAATGTCTTGAAAATTCTGCTATTGAACGACATCCTATGTAAGCCGACGTTTTCTCGTTAA
- a CDS encoding adenylosuccinate synthase, whose protein sequence is MGKSVVILGTQWGDEGKGKIVDLLTDRVACVVRFQGGHNAGHTLVIDGVKTALHLIPSGILRENVHCLIGNGVVLAPDALIREMTMLEERGVPVRDRLRLSPACPLILPYHVALDKAREVARGKAAIGTTGRGIGPAYEDKVARRGLRLGDIFHRERFAAKLGEVLDYHNFALKHYYKAEALDFQKLLEETLEMCEQLKPMVADVTEILHQHRLAGDNIMFEGAQGTLLDIDHGTYPFVTSSNTSAGGTATGSGFGPLYLDYVLGITKAYTTRVGSGPFPTELFNDVGDHLREKGHEFGTTTGRTRRCGWFDAVALRRSMLINSVSGLCLTKLDVLDGLDTIRICVGYEDAQGKMLDAFPVDAADYDGIQPVYEEVPGWSESTYGVQSLEDLPANAIAYVKKLESAVGAPIDIISTGPDRVETIILRNPF, encoded by the coding sequence ATGGGCAAGAGCGTCGTAATTCTGGGAACCCAATGGGGTGATGAAGGCAAAGGCAAGATCGTCGATCTGCTGACTGATCGAGTGGCTTGCGTGGTGCGCTTTCAGGGCGGACACAACGCCGGTCATACTCTGGTGATTGACGGAGTAAAAACGGCGTTGCATTTAATTCCCTCGGGCATTTTGCGAGAGAACGTGCATTGTCTGATCGGTAACGGCGTCGTTCTGGCTCCGGATGCACTCATCAGAGAAATGACGATGTTGGAAGAGCGCGGCGTACCGGTTCGTGACCGATTGCGGTTAAGCCCGGCCTGCCCACTGATTTTGCCGTACCATGTCGCGTTGGATAAAGCCCGTGAAGTGGCGCGAGGAAAAGCGGCAATTGGCACCACCGGGCGCGGTATCGGCCCGGCTTATGAAGACAAGGTAGCCCGGCGCGGGCTGCGTTTGGGGGATATTTTTCACCGTGAGCGGTTTGCTGCCAAGCTGGGTGAAGTATTGGATTACCACAACTTTGCCCTTAAGCATTACTACAAAGCAGAAGCATTGGACTTCCAAAAACTGCTAGAAGAAACACTGGAAATGTGTGAGCAGTTGAAGCCGATGGTGGCCGATGTGACCGAGATCCTGCATCAACACCGGTTGGCCGGTGACAATATCATGTTTGAAGGCGCGCAGGGCACGTTGCTGGATATTGACCACGGGACCTATCCGTTTGTGACGTCTTCGAATACCAGTGCGGGTGGTACTGCCACCGGTTCCGGTTTTGGCCCTCTTTACCTGGATTACGTGCTGGGCATTACCAAGGCTTATACCACGCGTGTGGGATCGGGTCCGTTTCCCACAGAATTGTTTAATGACGTGGGTGATCACCTGCGGGAAAAAGGGCATGAGTTCGGCACCACCACCGGGCGTACCCGCCGCTGTGGTTGGTTCGATGCTGTGGCCTTGCGCCGATCCATGTTGATTAATTCGGTTTCCGGTTTATGCCTGACCAAGCTGGATGTTCTTGATGGGCTGGACACAATTCGTATATGCGTTGGTTATGAAGACGCGCAGGGGAAGATGCTGGACGCGTTTCCAGTGGACGCGGCAGACTATGACGGCATTCAGCCGGTTTATGAAGAGGTGCCGGGCTGGAGCGAGTCGACCTACGGGGTTCAGTCCCTGGAGGACTTACCCGCAAATGCAATTGCCTATGTTAAAAAACTGGAATCCGCTGTTGGCGCGCCGATCGATATTATTTCCACTGGCCCGGACCGAGTTGAAACCATTATTCTGCGCAATCCGTTCTGA
- a CDS encoding ATP phosphoribosyltransferase regulatory subunit, which yields MSTADRWLLPDGIDEILPPQAAKLEQLRRDLLDLYRVWGYEQVFPPLVEYLESLLTGAGNDLALQTFKLTDQLTGRLMGVRADMTTQVARIDAHTLKREGVTRLCYAGHVLHAKPDNLMASRSLIQIGAEIYGHDGIASDIEVIGLMLETLSVGGCQQIHLDLGHVAIYRALVAEAGLSQDQEDQLFEIFQRKAVSELDQFLAEKVHSKNLIAMLRGLITLAGDHSVLSDAGELLKNAPDAVQSALRDLRNISAVLLQQHRDVNLYFDLGELRGYHYHTGPVFSAYVPGMGQAIANGGRYDHIGEVFGRARPATGFSTDLAQLVQRVAHQPAGNRVFAPYSNDASLQQAIQSSRAAGNIVVQALDEGQTARASGCDQQLVLSGSVWTAVAVSES from the coding sequence ATGTCCACTGCAGACCGATGGTTACTCCCTGACGGGATCGATGAAATCCTGCCTCCTCAGGCAGCCAAACTGGAACAGTTGCGCCGGGATCTGCTGGATCTCTATCGTGTCTGGGGTTACGAGCAAGTGTTTCCGCCGCTGGTAGAGTATCTGGAATCCCTGTTGACCGGTGCCGGCAATGATCTGGCTTTGCAAACCTTCAAATTAACCGACCAGCTAACGGGCCGCCTGATGGGCGTGCGTGCGGATATGACCACGCAAGTAGCCCGTATCGACGCTCATACTTTGAAGCGGGAGGGGGTTACCCGGCTGTGTTATGCGGGGCATGTGTTGCACGCAAAACCGGATAATCTGATGGCGAGCCGAAGCCTGATTCAGATCGGCGCCGAAATCTATGGCCATGACGGCATCGCCAGCGATATTGAGGTGATCGGTTTAATGCTGGAAACCCTCAGTGTGGGGGGGTGCCAGCAGATCCATCTCGATTTGGGGCATGTTGCTATCTATCGGGCTCTGGTGGCAGAAGCCGGATTGAGTCAAGACCAGGAAGATCAGCTGTTCGAAATTTTTCAGCGTAAAGCGGTTTCCGAGCTGGATCAGTTCCTGGCGGAAAAAGTGCACAGCAAGAATCTGATAGCGATGCTGCGGGGCTTGATTACCCTGGCCGGCGATCACTCTGTGTTGTCGGATGCCGGTGAACTCTTGAAAAATGCACCGGATGCAGTGCAGTCTGCATTGCGGGATCTGCGGAATATTTCTGCGGTGCTTTTACAGCAGCACAGAGATGTTAATTTGTATTTCGATCTGGGTGAGTTACGTGGTTATCACTACCACACCGGCCCGGTGTTCAGCGCCTATGTGCCCGGTATGGGGCAGGCGATCGCAAATGGCGGGCGCTATGACCATATCGGTGAAGTTTTCGGTCGCGCCCGGCCAGCTACCGGGTTCAGTACTGACCTGGCTCAGTTAGTGCAACGTGTCGCACATCAACCCGCAGGCAATCGGGTGTTTGCACCTTACTCAAACGATGCTTCGTTGCAGCAGGCGATACAGTCTTCACGGGCAGCGGGCAATATTGTCGTACAGGCACTGGATGAAGGGCAGACGGCCCGCGCATCGGGGTGTGACCAACAATTGGTGTTATCCGGCTCTGTGTGGACCGCGGTAGCAGTATCCGAATCTTAA